The Marivirga tractuosa DSM 4126 genome contains the following window.
AACATGTCATAATCTTTACTGAAACATAAAATATCGTTTAAATAAATTTTTGATACCATATAAATAGCTTTATGTCAGAAAAAAAGAAATTAGCATTTGGAAAAAGCAATTATATCTTGATGATTGCTGGAGTTTTAACCCTTATCATTGGTTTTATTATTATGACTTTAGATACTGAGCAGTATGGCTTTGGATTTTTAGGATTGACATTAGGACCTATTATCGTTTTCATAGGTTTCATCATTGAAATATTTGCTATCCTAAAGAAGCCTAAGCACTAAAAAATGGGATTATTAGAAGCTATTATCCTTGGTATTATACAAGGACTATCAGAATTTTTACCTGTAAGTAGTAGTGGACATCTTGAAATTGGTGCTGTCTTATTAAATGCACATACTGCCGAAAGTTTATTGTTTTCCGTGCTGGTGCATGCCGCTACTGCGCTATCCACTATTATTGTTTTTCGTAAAGATATAGCCAATATTTTCAAAGGCATTTTTACCTTCCAATGGAATGAATCTTATGATTTTACAGTAAAAATTGTGCTGTCAATGATTCCCATTGCGATCATCGGAATATTCTTTGAAGAACAAGTAGAAAGTTTTTTTACAGGGAATTTAATTCTAGTTGGCAGCATGTTGCTTGTAACTGCTATTTTATTAGCATTTACCCAAGTAGTAAGAAATAAACAAGGTGGACCTGTAAAATATTGGCAAGCCATTATCATAGGGATAGCTCAATCCATTGCCATTCTGCCAGGCATATCTCGA
Protein-coding sequences here:
- a CDS encoding DUF3098 domain-containing protein translates to MSEKKKLAFGKSNYILMIAGVLTLIIGFIIMTLDTEQYGFGFLGLTLGPIIVFIGFIIEIFAILKKPKH
- a CDS encoding undecaprenyl-diphosphate phosphatase, with product MGLLEAIILGIIQGLSEFLPVSSSGHLEIGAVLLNAHTAESLLFSVLVHAATALSTIIVFRKDIANIFKGIFTFQWNESYDFTVKIVLSMIPIAIIGIFFEEQVESFFTGNLILVGSMLLVTAILLAFTQVVRNKQGGPVKYWQAIIIGIAQSIAILPGISRSGATIATALLIGVNKEKAARFSFLMVLIPILGASLLKLLDYLEKPAVAHQTGGFVLFMGFLMAFLAGLFACKAMIKIVKEGKLIYFAIYCAIVGSIAIISQLI